The Rudaeicoccus suwonensis sequence CAGTTGTCCGGTGTCAACGCGATCAACGCCTACTTCCCGACCATGCTCATCTCGCTGGGCTTCGCCACCCAGGCGGCCTTGCTGTCCGGTGTACTGCTGGGCCTGAGCAAGTTCATCTTCACGGCGTGGGTGGTCTTCGTCGTCGACAAGTGGGGCCGCAAGCCGCTGCTGCTGATCGGCAGCATCCTGATGGCCGTCACGCTTGCCGGCGCGGGCTTCGTGTCGACCACGGTGCATGAGACCGACGCTCGAGGTCTGCTGATGTTGGTGCTCATCATCATGTATCTCGTGGGCTACGAGCTCGGCTGGGGTGCGGTTGTCTGGGTCATGTGCTCGGAGGTCTTCCCCCTGCGCGACCGAGCATCGGGTATGGCGGTCGCCAGTGTCGTCCTGTGGTCGTTCACCGGGATCGTGACGGCGGTCTTCCCGCTGATCTCGGCAAAGAGCGGACTGGGACTGGGCGGTGCGATGTATCTGTTCGCCGGTGTCAACGTGGTGCTCTTCCTGTTGGTCCGGTGGCTGGTGCCGGAGACCAAGGGCCGCTCTCTGGAGGAGATCGAGATCGACCTGCGCCACGGCAAGGATGTCGTCACCGAACACGCCCAGCAGGTCACGCCTGCTGCCTGATTGCGCAGTGCCCACCTGAATTCGTCTGGAAGAGAGAGCAATTCCCATGTCCGACGCCATCGTCAAGGTCGACATCGCATCAGCACGACTGCCGCTGAAGGAGCCCATCAGCGACGCCAAGGTGCTCACCGGTCGGCAACGCCCGATGACCGAGGTCGCCTTCCTGTTCACGACCATCACCACACGGGACGGTCACGAAGGCCTGGGTATCAGCTACTCCAAACGAGCAGGTGGGCCTGCGCAGTTCGCGCATGCCGTCGAGGTCGCACCGCGGCTAATCGGTCAGGATCCGAGCGACATCGGCAAGATCTGGACGTCTCTGGTCTGGGCCGGGGCGTCGGTGGGCCGAAGTGGCGCCGCAACGCAGGCCATTGCCGCCTTCGACATCGCGCTGTGGGATCTGAAGGCTCGTCGCGCCGGACTGCCGCTGGCGAAGCTGATCGGCGCCGAGCGCGACGCGGTTGCGACATACAACACCTCCGGCGGCTTCTTGCACACGCCGATCGAGCAGATCCGAGACAACGCCGACCGCTCCCTGGCCGCAGGTATAGGCGGGATCAAAATCAAAGTGGGACAACCGGATTGGCGCGAGGACCTGCGCCGCGTCGAGCTCATCCGCGAACACCTGGGTGACACACCGCTGATGGTCGACGCCAACCAGCAGTGGGACCGCGCCCAGGCGAACCGGATGTGCCGAGCGCTGGACGGCATGAACCTCGTCTGGATCGAGGAGCCACTCGACGCGTATGACGCTGTCGGCCACGCCGAGCTGGCGCAGCGCTTCGACACGCCCATCGCCAGCGGCGAGATGCTCGCCAGCATCGGCGAGCACCTGGCCCTCATCGAGCACCGGTCCGTGGACTTCATCCAGCCGGATGCACCCCGCGTCGGCGGTATCACGCAATTCCTGAAATTGCTCACGATCGCCGAACAGCGCCATCTTTCGCTCGCCCCGCACTTCGCCATGGAGATCCACGTGCATCTGGCGGCGACCTATCCGCACACCACCTGGGTCGAGCACTTCGACTGGCTCGAGCCGCTATTCAACGAACGCCTCGAGACACGCGACGGCTGCCTCGTCGTGCCGGATCGCCCTGGACTCGGTCTGAGCCTGAGTGATCAGGCACGAGCCTGGACGGTGGCCACCACCACCGTCACCGGCTGATCTCCGCGCCACCTGATGCCGAGATTCAACCTCGGCTTTCATGGCGTTTCTATGGACATGCTGTGCGTGGGGGTGTTGCATGGAATGACATCACCCACAGCGACACTCGTTGCAGCCAGCCAATGACTGATGCGGGATGTCGACCCTCAACAACCAAGCGCGAGTCTGCGACGGACGCCGAATTGTCATACGCCCGAACACCTTCGGCGGTCTGACCCGAACGGTCGACTCTGCCGTGGCTCACGCAGAATGTGAGCAGCCCAATGACGAACAGACACATGCTGCGCCCCCTGACCGCTGCCGCCACGGCCGGCAGCCTCGCTGTCGCGTTGACCGTCGCAGGCAGCGCGTATGCCGCATCCGACCGCATTTCGGCACCACCCGCTTGCACACCTGGCACCACCGTCACCACCGGAAAAGGCGCCGTGTGCGGCCTGACGACCGACGGCGTGACGACCTACGGCAGCGTGCCGTATGCCGCAGCACCCGTCGGCAAACTGCGGTGGCAGTCGCCCCAGCCTCACGCAGCCTGGAAGGGCGTGCTTCAAGCGACGACACCCGCACCTGAGTGCAGCAATGCTTTCGCGCAGACCGGCACGAGCGAGAACTGCCTCAACCTCGAGATCGAGACTCCTGCCGGCACCCGCCCCGGAGAGAAACTGCCGGTGATGTTCGAGTTCCACGGCGGCGGGTTCCTGGGTGAAGCACGCACCGACGACGGCTCCAACCTGGTGCGCACCGGCAAGGTCGTCTACGTCTACGTCAACTACCGGCTCGGCGTGCTCGGTTTCCTGGCCGACAAAGCGCTCGGCGCGCACTCGGGTGACTACGGCCTGCAGGACCAGCAGGCCGGCCTGCGCTGGGTGCAGCAGAACATCTCACGGTTCGGCGGAAACCCCTCCGATGTCACCGTTTTCGGCGAATCAGCCGGTGGCGCCAGCACCTGCGCCCAGGTCGCGTCCCCCACCGCGAAAGGGCTCTTCAAGAACGCCATCAGCATCAGCGGCTTCTACAACTACCAGAACAACATCGTGTGGTCGAAGGCCGACTGCAAGTCGTCGTACTTCACCGAAGCCCAGGCTCAGGCCGTCGGCGCGACGTTCGCCAAGAAGGTCGGCTGCGGCAAGGCGATCGACGTGCTCGCCTGCCTGCGCAAGATCCCCGCAGCGACCCTCATCAAGGAACAGGGCCAAGTCGGTGACCCCACCGGCGGCGGCACGATCGGCCCCATCATCAACGGCACGACGCTGACCATGTCACCGGTCACCGCGCTGACGACCGGCCATGCCAATCACGTCACGCTCATCACCGACGTCGGTCGTGACGAATTCAACGGAGGCGTCTACAGCAACTCACTCACCCCTGATGTCGTCGTCGCCGACAACACCACGCAGTTCTATCAACTCGTGAACGAGGAGTTCGGCAGACTGGCACCGACAGTCGAAAAACTCTATCCGCTGTCGAGATTCGCATCACCGTTCACGGACTACCGCACGATCATGGCAGACTCCGCATCGGTCTGCCCGATGCTGCAGGTCGACGCGGCAGCCTCGCGGCACATGACGATCTATGCCGACATCGACGCCGACGCGGACAACCCCGCTGGCGAGAACCTCACCCTGCCGCTCGGAGCGCAGCACAGCGGCACCAACGGCCTGGTGCACTTCGACACCTCGAAGCTGGACGCGAATCAGGCGGCCCTGCAACTGCAACTGCTTTTGGAGTGGACACACTTCGCCGCCACAGGCAACCCAGTTGCCGCGAACACGCCGGCATGGCCGTCATATCTGCCAGGTCAGCAGCAGGTGATGATGCTGCAGCCGGCCGACACCAGCATGACCGAACCCGCGAGTTTTGTTGCCGCACAGCACAACTGCGGCTTCTGGGACACAGTGACGCACTACTGAGCGGGCCGGTCGATCAGACGACCGCGCGCTGCCAGACGCCCTGCTCGTGCACGAACAGCAGGATGCACGCCGACACCGGCAACCCCGTTGCCGTCTGCACCATCTGTCGATACGCCAGCAGCTGTGGCCGGTAGTACGCAGTGCGAGTATCCAGTGCCGCCTCGGGGATCTGATCGGTCTTGTAGTCGACGATCACCAGGGAGCCGTCATCGTCCTGGTACAGCAGGTCGATGACGCCCTCCAGGATCTGCCCGTCATCCGGTATGCCGACGAACATCTCGCGCCAGTGCCGACGGTCAGCGGCGCACTGAACCACGTTGTGTGACAGGGCGTTCCGGGCAAGGGTCGCCACCAGCTGCTCGTATGGCGTGACGCCCTCGGCGATGCACTGCGCCGCGACGACTGCAGGCAGGTCAGCACCGTCACCGCGCAGCTCGACCGCCTGCAACGAGCCGTGCACGGCTCGACCGATGGCCGCACCGTCGCGGCCCTTGGCCCACGCAGGCGAGTCGAGTGCACGAGCACCCTTCGCCGCTCCGGGCGGTGACACCTCCTCGGCGGCGCGTGCACCGGCAGCGTCAGAGCCGACCGCCGGCGCCTCGGCATCCGTGACCTCCGCATCATCGGACGTCTGAGGATCGGCGGCGACTGCAGGTGCGCCGGCACCCAGCAGCGCCTGCGGGTCCGTGCCTTCGAGCCCGGACGCGCTGCGGGACCACGAGGTTCGCGTGCGGTCGGTCGCCTGCTGCCACTGGCGCTGCCAGTCGTCGAAGTCCGGTGGTGGCGTCACCGCCCGTTGCTGCGTCGAGGAGGCCCCGGCGTCGGTCGGCTCCGGGCTGAGCACGTCAGCGCCCGCACCGATCGCGCCGCTGGCAACCAGCAGGTCGGCATTGCTCCGAGCGTTTCTCGACGACCGGTGCAACGAGACAACGAGATGGTCACGCGCACGGGTCGCGGCGACATACATCAATCGGGCACGCTCAAGGTCACCCATCTGCTCGTCGATCGGCGCGTAGTCGTCGAAATCTGCTGTAGCGAGGTCCTTTTGGACGCGCAGCTCATAGTCGTCGTGGCGCCAGAGCAACTGCACCCCGGTGCTGTTGCGCGGCTGGGACGACAAACCGGACAGGATCACCACCGGGAACTCCAGGCCCTTGGCGGCGTGCACCGTCATGATGCGGACGGCGTCGACGTCGAGCTCCGGCAACAAGGACTCCGACGCTTGGGCGGAACTTTTGGCCTGGCCGGCGGCCCAGGCGAGATACGCGCGTAGCCCGCCGTGTTCGACCTCCGCCCAGGCACGCGCCTGATCGATGACATACCGCAGCCGCCGCCACGTGTCGCGTGCCCGAGGGCCGTCTCCGGCGAGCTCCATGACTCGTCGATCGGTGACGATCGTGTCCAGCAGCTCGCTCGGAGCGAGCCACGGTGCCCGGAAATGCAGCCGCCGCAGGTAGTTCACGCTGCTGCCCACCGGATGATCGACCAGGTCGTCCGGCACCCGAGCGCGCAGGTTGAAGCTGCCGCCGTCACGCTTCCAGGTCCACAGGTCGTCGTCACCGCACCCGAAAAGTGGCGACCGCAGGGCCGTCACCAGTGACAGTTCGTCCGACGGATCGGCAATGACACGCGCCGCAGCAAAAACAGCGCGCACCTCAGGCGCGGCATACACCAGCGAACTCGCATCGGACCGATAGTCGATGCCGGCGCGATCGAGTGCGGTCTCCAGAAAGGGCAACGACGTGCGCGCCGGAATCAGGATCGTGATGTCTCGCTTGCGCACCGGCCGCCATTCGCCACAGGTGCCCTGGGTGGTCCACCCGTCGCGCAGCGCCGTCTGAATGACTCCGGCGACCTCGTCGGCCTCGATCTGACGAACCTGGGCGATGCGCATGGGCTTGGAATCCTGCTCATGCGGATGCTCGCCGAGGATCCCCACCGATGGTCCTGCCGTGGCGGCAGACCGGACAGGATCAAGCGCCTCGTATGCCGGTTGCGCATCATGCTGCTGCTGGATGTGTTTGCCGAAGACCACGTTCACCCAATCGACGATCGGTGTGGTGGTGCGGAAATTCGTTGTGAGCGCGACGCTTTCGCCGATGACCTCACGCGCGCCGAGATAGGTGCGGATGTCGGCGCGGCGGAACCGGTAGATCGACTGCTTCGGGTCACCGACGACGAACAGCGAGCCGGGTGGCACCTCGACCTGACGCCAGTCATCCTGAGTTGCCGTAGCCCCGCCTGCGATGCGGGTCGCGATCTCGATCTGGATCGGGTCGGTGTCCTGGAACTCGTCGAGCAGCAGTCGCTGGTAGCGGTGCTGCAGGCTCGCCCGCACTTCGGCGTTGTCCCGCAACAGGTTGCGCGTCAACACCAGCAGGTCGTGAAACTCCAGGGTGCCATTGGCCCGCCGCTCCTCCGCAGCCGCCAGCACCTCCTGCGAAAACCAGCGGGCCAGGGTCCGCAGCACAGCCGCCTTCAACGGGGCGAGTGCGTCTTGCGCTGCCGCGTGCAGCCCCGGGATGTCGACACGCAACGCCTTGAGGTCGCCGCTCTTCCAGTTCTCCTGGCGTCCGCTCTTGCCGACCTTGAGCGCGGGCACTGCGGACAACCACCGAATCTCGGTGATGAGATCCGCTGTGGTGGGACGAGATTGCAGCCACTGCTCGATCTGCAGCATCGGCGCGAGCAGGGTGTCGTCGTCGGCGGTGCAGTGCCTGCGTTGGTCGAGCACGTCCTGCGCCGCGCGCCGGATCGCCGTGGAATCGGGCGTGCTCAGGCGAAGCGCAGGGTGGCTCAGCACGTGCGAGTCGATGAGATCCCAGTCGTTGCCGAGCTGGGTCGCCAGCTGCTGCAACTGGCTCTCGGTGACGCCGAGTTCGATTGCGGCCAGCAGGGTTTCGCCCATTGCATCGTCGTCGAGCAGGCGACGCCACATCGTGCGCCAGCGCGCCTCTGCAGCGACCGACGAGCCCACGGCGTCGCGCACCTCCAGCAGCGGCGGGATGCCGGCTTCGATCGAGTGCTGCACGAGGATTCGCTGGGCAAACGCGTGCAACGTGCCGATCGCGGCAAGATCGAGACCGTCGAGCGCTGCATCGACCAACTCGTGATCGTGGTCGGCACGCGCCTTCTCGAAGGACTCCCGGAGCCGCTCGCGCAACTCGGCTCCCGCGCGTTCGGTGAAGGTCACCGCCGCGATGTGCTGAATGTCGATGCCGTCTCGCAACACCAGGGTCCGAATGCGCCCCACCAGTGCAGAGGTCTTCCCCGAGCCGGCACCGGCATCGACGAACAAGGTCTCGTCGGTGCACTCACAAATCCGGCGGCGCGCGTCCGCATCGGTCAATTCATGGACTTCAGAGTCGAATTCGCCGCTCACTTCTCCTCCTCGGCCGGGTCGCCTGTCGTCGCAAGAGCATCGGGCTCGATCAGTGTCACGAGATCTCGCAACGGCCTGGTGCCGCGGAGCTGCTGCCACCGCGAGCGCGGCTCGGCATAACCGAGTCCGTCGGGATTGCAATAGGGACACTGGATCCAGGAAAAGTCGTCGGTGGCGGGTGGCCGCAACGGGAACACGCCGTCGCGGATCGACGACGACACGGTGCCCACAGCCTCGCGGAAGGTCGTGTCGACCTCGGCCGTCAACTCAAGCGGCACCCGTCTCCTGCCGTCGCCATCACCAACGAACCAATACGCGGCCTCGACGGGGGTGTGTGCGTCGCCGTACAACGCGCGCACGGCATGGGCGTAGGCCGGCAGCTGCAGCTTCGTGCCACCGATGACCGGATCTTCGGGGCAGATCTGCATGAATCTGCCGGGTTTCCCGGTCTTGATGTCGGTGACGACCAAGGTGCCGTCGGCCGCTCGGTCGACCTTGTCTGCGGCGCCGGTCAGCTGGACCGTGCCACCCGGCACGTCGAGCACGACATCGACCCCGCCGCGGCCGAAGCCGGCTTCACTGCTCACCACCGCCAGACCACGAGAGGCGCGGTCGCTGTCATCGACGTCGAGCATCGTCTGAAGGACACCCTTGATCTCGACCAACGACTGCTCCCACAGCCGTGTGTGTCCGGCGCGACCCGTCGTGACGAACTCCGCCGCGAATTCGTCGGCGATCTGCAGCAGCCGCACGTGCGCCTGCTGATCCCATGGCTCGCCGTATCCAGGCAACTGCCCGGACTGTTGGCGTTCGGTGATGAGAACGTCGAAACAGTGGTGCACGAAGGTGCCGATGTCGGCCTTGCTCACCTGCACGATGGACTCGGGATCCTCGATCGGCGACACCCGCAGCACGCGGTTGACCAGATGCTGGAAGGGACACGCGACATACTTCTCGAGCATCGTCGGCGAGGTGTATTCACCCTCCGACAACGGCGAGAGTCGTGCCGCGTCGACACCGATCATCCCGTCGAAGCGGCCACCCTCCCGGTCGCCGCGCCCGGCGTTCATCGCTCGTGCCGCCGTCAGCGCCTCGTCGGCGAACCGCCAGCCGACCAGGCCGGCCCGCAACCGCCATTCCTGCTCGGTCGCCAGGTGCGTCGCCGTCGACAGACCCGAGGTGTATGACGCAACCTCCGTCAACCCGCTCACATCCGCGAATCC is a genomic window containing:
- a CDS encoding L-talarate/galactarate dehydratase; the encoded protein is MPMSDAIVKVDIASARLPLKEPISDAKVLTGRQRPMTEVAFLFTTITTRDGHEGLGISYSKRAGGPAQFAHAVEVAPRLIGQDPSDIGKIWTSLVWAGASVGRSGAATQAIAAFDIALWDLKARRAGLPLAKLIGAERDAVATYNTSGGFLHTPIEQIRDNADRSLAAGIGGIKIKVGQPDWREDLRRVELIREHLGDTPLMVDANQQWDRAQANRMCRALDGMNLVWIEEPLDAYDAVGHAELAQRFDTPIASGEMLASIGEHLALIEHRSVDFIQPDAPRVGGITQFLKLLTIAEQRHLSLAPHFAMEIHVHLAATYPHTTWVEHFDWLEPLFNERLETRDGCLVVPDRPGLGLSLSDQARAWTVATTTVTG
- a CDS encoding carboxylesterase/lipase family protein produces the protein MTNRHMLRPLTAAATAGSLAVALTVAGSAYAASDRISAPPACTPGTTVTTGKGAVCGLTTDGVTTYGSVPYAAAPVGKLRWQSPQPHAAWKGVLQATTPAPECSNAFAQTGTSENCLNLEIETPAGTRPGEKLPVMFEFHGGGFLGEARTDDGSNLVRTGKVVYVYVNYRLGVLGFLADKALGAHSGDYGLQDQQAGLRWVQQNISRFGGNPSDVTVFGESAGGASTCAQVASPTAKGLFKNAISISGFYNYQNNIVWSKADCKSSYFTEAQAQAVGATFAKKVGCGKAIDVLACLRKIPAATLIKEQGQVGDPTGGGTIGPIINGTTLTMSPVTALTTGHANHVTLITDVGRDEFNGGVYSNSLTPDVVVADNTTQFYQLVNEEFGRLAPTVEKLYPLSRFASPFTDYRTIMADSASVCPMLQVDAAASRHMTIYADIDADADNPAGENLTLPLGAQHSGTNGLVHFDTSKLDANQAALQLQLLLEWTHFAATGNPVAANTPAWPSYLPGQQQVMMLQPADTSMTEPASFVAAQHNCGFWDTVTHY
- a CDS encoding UvrD-helicase domain-containing protein: MSGEFDSEVHELTDADARRRICECTDETLFVDAGAGSGKTSALVGRIRTLVLRDGIDIQHIAAVTFTERAGAELRERLRESFEKARADHDHELVDAALDGLDLAAIGTLHAFAQRILVQHSIEAGIPPLLEVRDAVGSSVAAEARWRTMWRRLLDDDAMGETLLAAIELGVTESQLQQLATQLGNDWDLIDSHVLSHPALRLSTPDSTAIRRAAQDVLDQRRHCTADDDTLLAPMLQIEQWLQSRPTTADLITEIRWLSAVPALKVGKSGRQENWKSGDLKALRVDIPGLHAAAQDALAPLKAAVLRTLARWFSQEVLAAAEERRANGTLEFHDLLVLTRNLLRDNAEVRASLQHRYQRLLLDEFQDTDPIQIEIATRIAGGATATQDDWRQVEVPPGSLFVVGDPKQSIYRFRRADIRTYLGAREVIGESVALTTNFRTTTPIVDWVNVVFGKHIQQQHDAQPAYEALDPVRSAATAGPSVGILGEHPHEQDSKPMRIAQVRQIEADEVAGVIQTALRDGWTTQGTCGEWRPVRKRDITILIPARTSLPFLETALDRAGIDYRSDASSLVYAAPEVRAVFAAARVIADPSDELSLVTALRSPLFGCGDDDLWTWKRDGGSFNLRARVPDDLVDHPVGSSVNYLRRLHFRAPWLAPSELLDTIVTDRRVMELAGDGPRARDTWRRLRYVIDQARAWAEVEHGGLRAYLAWAAGQAKSSAQASESLLPELDVDAVRIMTVHAAKGLEFPVVILSGLSSQPRNSTGVQLLWRHDDYELRVQKDLATADFDDYAPIDEQMGDLERARLMYVAATRARDHLVVSLHRSSRNARSNADLLVASGAIGAGADVLSPEPTDAGASSTQQRAVTPPPDFDDWQRQWQQATDRTRTSWSRSASGLEGTDPQALLGAGAPAVAADPQTSDDAEVTDAEAPAVGSDAAGARAAEEVSPPGAAKGARALDSPAWAKGRDGAAIGRAVHGSLQAVELRGDGADLPAVVAAQCIAEGVTPYEQLVATLARNALSHNVVQCAADRRHWREMFVGIPDDGQILEGVIDLLYQDDDGSLVIVDYKTDQIPEAALDTRTAYYRPQLLAYRQMVQTATGLPVSACILLFVHEQGVWQRAVV